CTGTAGTTGTAATTTACACATTCTCATACAATCTTTTCTGTATAAATCGTTCAATTTGAATAACAAAGagcttgcaattaatattacagctGTTTCCACTTTTGCGGACATGGGGTGCTACCGGACTTCTCCTAGAGTGGGAAGATACATTCCCGTACAATCGGGAGCTCTCTCAGATAGGAAGCAATGGACTGAGCAGTTTAAGCAGTGGATACACGGTTCAGGAGGCTAGGCATATCCTACAAATTGCGGGTGATTGCGGCTTAGCAGTTGTTCCATTAGTACAAACGTTTGGTCACATGGAGGTGCGCAACAATAGAACAAATTGATTTATGGAAATGTTGATAGTAATATCGAAACGATTTCAGTTTGTATTAAAACATGACGAGTGGAGATCGTTGAGAGAAGTGGAGCATTTTCCTAGCTCGATTTGTCCATCTAACCCAAGGACATTGCCTTTGGTAAAATCCTTGATTCGACAAATAGTTAGTTTTCATCCGGACGTACAGTATTTGCATATAGGTGCAGACGAAGTCTGGCATTTAGGCCTTTGCTCAGTTTGTATAAAACGTGCTGCCTCTAGCAAATATGGGAAGCCATCCCTGTACCTGGAGCACGTTTTGGCCATTGCACAATACATACAAGAGACATATCCTTAtttaaaaattatcatatgggACGATATGTTGAGATCAATAGATTTACAGGTTTTGAACGGTATCTTGTTAAACTATTCATGGTATCCAATGCCACATATTGTTCCATGAAAGTATTTACTATAATTTTCAGATCATTACATCGGAAAGTATGTAGAACCTATGATCTGGCACTACAATCCTAGAGATAACTTTGTTCTACCTCACGGTGAGATTTTATTATTCTATTTGATGAATATAAATACTTAAATGCATTAAACTACATAGAATTATATTATTAGAACTGTGGGACAAATACACGACAGTTTTTCCCCATATTTGGGCAGCTACTGCATTTAAAGGTGCTACTGGATCTTCGCAACATGTACCTATTGTAAGGCACCATATAAGTAATCATGAGAAATGGTTGGAAGAGTTAAGCATACACGTGAATAAAGTACATGAATTCCGGGGGACAGCCTTTACCGGATGGTCCAGGTACTTCTTTTTCAAACTTGAATTTGAACAAATATGATTTCATCGAGTTTTAATTTTAGGTACGATCATTATGCAACAATGTGTGAATTATTGCctacagcaataccatcattagCATTATGCTTGAAAGTCTGGCTTCATGGTTATTCAGAACAAA
This sequence is a window from Xylocopa sonorina isolate GNS202 chromosome 6, iyXylSono1_principal, whole genome shotgun sequence. Protein-coding genes within it:
- the LOC143424295 gene encoding hexosaminidase D; this translates as MDALTFGSHRLVHLDLKGAPPRVCYFEKLFPLLRTWGATGLLLEWEDTFPYNRELSQIGSNGLSSLSSGYTVQEARHILQIAGDCGLAVVPLVQTFGHMEFVLKHDEWRSLREVEHFPSSICPSNPRTLPLVKSLIRQIVSFHPDVQYLHIGADEVWHLGLCSVCIKRAASSKYGKPSLYLEHVLAIAQYIQETYPYLKIIIWDDMLRSIDLQVLNDHYIGKYVEPMIWHYNPRDNFVLPHELWDKYTTVFPHIWAATAFKGATGSSQHVPIVRHHISNHEKWLEELSIHVNKVHEFRGTAFTGWSRYDHYATMCELLPTAIPSLALCLKVWLHGYSEQIHNQVAKSLGYIDHPLHITPQPRPAPIPSNLLFPGWQVAVGVEWFLNFRAKFHNIVSSEQISTWMNPWQVANNYTNPMQLENLVPAFTELLLELSSLEGYLRFQMESIFFSSMIDEWIGTNIQPMKGKLMELKQTTENQLKLNSRV